One genomic segment of Helianthus annuus cultivar XRQ/B chromosome 14, HanXRQr2.0-SUNRISE, whole genome shotgun sequence includes these proteins:
- the LOC110883265 gene encoding wall-associated receptor kinase-like 20 — protein sequence MAARSIFANMLMVALMLTCAGLASSATRCPDCGPTQVPYPLSTGPGCGDQSYKIRCDASTSTLLFDTLNNTYPITSISQTTQRFVIRPSSFINNNNTCVTADISSHGVQLDPSLPFNITSSNTILYLNCSESLLRSPLNCSSTSLCHSYINNSVDASACGRAPICCTFRTGGSTTTYSIRVRDGGCQAYRSFVGLDYSLPVSRWPAPGVEIQWVSPPEPLCSTQTDCDDRSSCVPSGTGGVSRCMCNSGLHWDGVAGVCALDDTCENRGDCSDSKRTALIAGLTSGLGSALVAAIIGFLLYKRHRRHKEALARLAREREEILNAGSGKTAKVFTGKEIKKATANFSKDRLLGSGGYGEVYKGILEDSTVVAVKCAKVGNTKGTDQVLNEVRILCQVNHRGLVRLLGCCVELDQPLLVYEYIPNGTLLDHLKGQHSGMLTWTHRLNIARDTAEGLAYLHFSAVPPIYHRDVKSSNILLDEKLNAKVADFGLSRLAEADLSHVTTCAQGTLGYLDPEYYRNYQLTDKSDVYSFGVVLLELLTSQKAIDFNRAPDDVNLAIYVKRVVEEERLLDAVDPNLKKGASKLELETMKALGFLAVGCLEERRQNRPSMKEVTEEIEYILSIATSKSED from the exons CTTCGCTAACATGCTCATGGTGGCGCTGATGTTAACATGCGCCGGTCTCGCCTCTTCCGCCACCCGCTGCCCCGACTGCGGCCCCACTCAAGTCCCATACCCACTCAGCACCGGACCCGGTTGTGGCGACCAGTCATACAAAATCCGTTGCGATGCATCAACAAGCACCCTATTATTCGACACACTCAACAACACCTACCCAATCACCTCAATCTCTCAAACCACACAACGGTTCGTTATCCGACCATCAAGCTTCATAAACAACAACAACACCTGCGTCACAGCAGATATTTCCTCCCACGGTGTACAGCTGGACCCCAGCTTACCATTCAACATCACAAGCAGCAACACTATTTTGTACCTTAACTGCTCCGAATCGCTTTTAAGGTCGCCGTTGAACTGTAGTTCAACGAGTCTTTGTCACTCTTATATTAATAATTCGGTTGATGCTTCAGCTTGTGGGAGAGCCCCGATTTGTTGTACGTTTCGGACGGGTGGGTCGACAACGACGTATTCGATCCGGGTGAGGGATGGTGGGTGTCAGGCGTATAGGAGTTTTGTGGGTTTGGATTATTCGTTGCCGGTGAGTAGGTGGCCTGCTCCTGGTGTGGAGATTCAGTGGGTGTCACCGCCTGAGCCGTTGTGTAGTACACAAACGGATTGTGATGATAGGTCTAGTTGTGTGCCGTCTGGTACCGGTGGTGTTAGTAGGTGTATGTGTAATTCTGGACTTCATTGGGATGGTGTGGCTGGAGTTTGTGCCTTAg ATGATACTTGTGAGAACAGAGGAGATTGCAGCGACTCAAAACGGACTGCACTTATTGCAG GTTTGACCTCCGGCCTGGGATCAGCACTAGTGGCAGCTATAATCGGATTCTTACTCTACAAACGTCACCGTCGCCACAAAGAAGCACTAGCACGGCTTGCTCGTGAGCGCGAAGAGATCCTAAACGCCGGTTCTGGAAAAACCGCTAAAGTCTTCACCGGGAAAGAAATAAAAAAGGCAACAGCCAACTTCTCAAAAGACCGGCTCCTAGGCTCGGGAGGATACGGCGAAGTATACAAAGGCATTCTAGAAGATTCCACAGTTGTGGCCGTCAAATGTGCAAAGGTCGGGAACACAAAAGGCACCGATCAGGTCCTCAACGAGGTCCGGATCCTCTGTCAAGTTAACCACAGGGGTCTGGTTCGCCTTCTGGGCTGCTGTGTTGAGCTCGATCAGCCATTGCTGGTTTACGAGTACATTCCAAATGGAACACTGCTGGACCACCTAAAAGGTCAACACAGTGGCATGTTGACTTGGACCCACCGGCTAAACATTGCTCGTGATACGGCAGAGGGGCTAGCATACCTTCATTTCTCCGCAGTTCCACCAATCTACCACCGTGACGTCAAGTCTAGCAACATCTTACTAGACGAGAAACTGAACGCAAAGGTCGCGGATTTTGGGTTGTCAAGGCTGGCCGAAGCGGATTTAAGTCACGTGACAACATGTGCTCAAGGGACGTTAGGGTATTTGGATCCTGAATATTATAGAAACTATCAGCTGACGGATAAAAGTGATGTCTACAGCTTTGGAGTCGTGTTGTTGGAGTTATTAACATCCCAGAAAGCAATTGATTTTAATAGAGCACCGGATGATGTGAACTTGGCAATTTATGTGAAACGGGTTGTTGAAGAGGAAAGGTTGTTAGATGCGGTTGACCCGAACCTGAAGAAGGGTGCTAGCAAGTTGGAGTTGGAGACGATGAAAGCATTGGGGTTTCTCGCGGTAGGGTGCTTGGAGGAACGTCGACAAAATAGGCCTTCGATGAAAGAGGTGACTGAGGAGATCGAGTATATCCTTAGCATTGCGACAAGTAAATCTGAAGATTAA
- the LOC110886500 gene encoding ultraviolet-B receptor UVR8 produces MEMRTVHMWGYLPAALPQRSPLVSPVEVNLPPSTDAGRFWTDVCGGGCGFAMAISDTGKLITWGATDDLGQSYVTSGRHGETPEPFPLPNEVSVVKAAAGWAHCVCVTVAGEVYTWGWKECVPFGTVVGDPYTDQDPETDLLDQVSPHSEGSRSTDVVATHEGTKRRRVSRHAGESSSSGDESLTALPCLVAFMNPGVKITTVAAGGRHTLALSDMGQVWGWGYGGEGQLGLGSRIRMASSPRPIPCIGTSPLRTIPGNYIRRIACGGRHSAVITDAGALVTFGWGLYGQCGQGSTEDELSPTCVSSLLGIRIDGVAAGLWHTICISSDGAVYAFGGNQFGQLGTGTDHAETLPRLLDDPSLENEHARVVSCGARHSAIVTDEKVFCWGWNKYGQLGLGDVVDRNVPSQVELDGYVPRAVACGWWHTLVLADSLT; encoded by the exons ATGGAGATGAGGACGGTGCACATGTGGGGGTATTTACCTGCAGCCTTACCTCAACGCTCGCCGTTAGTTTCTCCGGTCGAAGTTAACCTCCCACCGTCAACTGACGCTGGTCGTTTCTGGACGGACGTTTGTGGTGGCGGCTGTGGGTTTGCTATGGCCATTTCAG ACACTGGGAAGCTGATCACATGGGGTGCAACTGATGATCTTGGTCAAAGCTACGTGACTTCAGGGAGACATGGG GAAACACCGGAACCTTTTCCTCTTCCGAATGAAGTTTCAGTGGTGAAAGCTGCAGCAGGTTGGGCACATTGTGTCTGTGTAACAG TGGCTGGAGAGGTGTATACATGGGGATGGAAAGAGTGTGTGCCGTTTGGAACAGTTGTTGGAGACCCATACACAGATCAAGATCCAGAAACAGACTTACTTGATCAAG TGAGCCCTCACTCAGAGGGATCAAGATCAACGGATGTAGTCGCTACGCATGAAGGTACGAAAAGGCGACGTGTGTCTAGACATGCAGGTGAAAGCTCGTCGTCAGGTGATGAATCTCTCACAGCTTTGCCATGTTTGGTAGCTTTCATGAATCCAGGGGTTAAGATAACCACAGTTGCGGCTGGTGGGCGACACACATTGGCATTATCAG ATATGGGCCAGGTGTGGGGTTGGGGATATGGAGGTGAGGGGCAGCTAGGTTTGGGGTCCCGCATTCGAATGGCATCTTCGCCACGTCCTATACCTTGCATTGGCACATCACCACTAAGAACCATCCCTGGAAATTATATTAGACGAATTGCTTGCGGAGGAAGACACAGTGCCGTAATTACCG ATGCTGGGGCATTAGTGACTTTTGGCTGGGGCCTCTATGGACAG TGTGGGCAAGGAAGTACTGAGGATGAGCTAAGCCCTACATGTGTATCATCGTTGCTGGGCATCCGCATAGATGGCGTTGCTGCTGGTCTTTGGCATACAATTTGCATTTCAAGTGATGGTGCTGTGTATGCCTTTGGCGGGAATCAGTTTGGCCAATTGGGTACTGGAACCGATCATGCTGAG ACCTTGCCACGGCTTTTAGATGATCCTAGTCTTGAAAATGAACACGCAAGAGTGGTATCGTGTGGGGCTCGACACAGTGCTATTGTTACAG ACGAGAAGGTGTTCTGCTGGGGATGGAACAAGTATGGTCAG CTTGGTTTGGGGGATGTCGTAGACCGCAACGTTCCATCTCAAGTTGAACTAGATGGCTATGTACCAAGAGCCGTTGCGTGTGGCTGGTGGCACACACTTGTTCTTGCTGACTCACTTACCTGA
- the LOC110883264 gene encoding wall-associated receptor kinase-like 20: MLVVMVILLVHTTCTKAIRCPNCGTTPVSYPLSTEPTCGHQSYKIRCDSGVLKFDTLNNTYSIKSIFPKNQTLVIHQPRLLPNTCITADHTAYSLQLNASLQFTFSRINCTDHSIELTWVSPPEPPCKTDACCDSTATCKAANDGALRCFCKPRFHWDAIAGQCASDYTRIKPRRIILLAATMCSGVILILSIVFATTMLIRHHRIKSEQKQLAIEREKVVASSDGGKSARIFTTKEIKRATNNFSSSGLLGVGGFGEVYKGLLDCGTTVAVKCAKVGNTKGIDQVLNEVRILGQVNHKNLVHLIGCCIEKQPLLVYEFIPNGSLFYHLHDKKEQPLTWSQRLSIAHDTAQGLAYLHFSASRPIYHRDVKSSNILLDHKMKAKVADFGLSRLAHTDLTHVTTCAQGTLGYLDPDYYWNYQLTDKSDVYSFGVLLLEILTCQKAIDFGRPTDDVNLVAYVKRMANEERMLDVIDPTLKEDATSLDIDSMKAFGFLAMSCLEERRENRPTMKEVSEEIEYIMGVVDHRRDSSVS, translated from the exons ATGTTGGTAGTTATGGTGATCTTGCTGGTGCATACCACTTGTACCAAGGCTATACGCTGCCCGAATTGTGGGACCACTCCCGTCTCATATCCACTCAGCACGGAACCCACATGCGGCCACCAGTCATACAAGATCAGGTGCGATAGTGGTGTGTTAAAGTTCGATACACTCAATAACACCTATTCGATCAAATCAATCTTTCCAAAAAATCAGACTCTTGTGATCCATCAACCGCGTCTCTTACCAAACACCTGCATTACAGCTGATCATACAGCTTACAGCCTCCAGCTGAACGCCTCTTTGCAATTCACATTCTCTCGTATCAATTGTACTGATCATTCCATTGAGTTGACGTGGGTGTCACCGCCCGAGCCACCTTGTAAAACGGATGCGTGTTGTGATTCAACCGCCACTTGTAAGGCTGCTAACGATGGAGCACTAAGGTGCTTCTGTAAGCCTAGATTTCACTGGGATGCAATTGCCGGCCAGTGCGCTTCAG ATTACACAAGAATCAAACCAAGAAGAATCATACTTTTGGCGGCTACAATGTGCAGTGGTGTGATATTGATTCTTTCAATTGTATTCGCGACAACGATGCTCATTCGCCATCACAGAATCAAATCAGAACAAAAACAACTTGCTATTGAGCGTGAAAAGGTGGTAGCTTCAAGTGATGGCGGAAAGTCTGCCAGGATCTTCACCACTAAAGAGATCAAAAGGGCAACAAACAACTTCTCATCAAGCGGTCTTCTCGGCGTTGGAGGTTTTGGTGAGGTGTATAAAGGTTTGTTGGATTGCGGCACGACGGTGGCTGTTAAATGCGCAAAGGTTGGGAACACCAAAGGCATTGATCAAGTCCTAAACGAGGTCCGAATCCTCGGGCAAGTCAACCACAAGAACCTTGTACACCTTATAGGTTGTTGCATAGAAAAACAACCGTTGTTGGTGTACGAGTTTATTCCAAACGGAAGCCTTTTTTATCACTTGCATGATAAAAAAGAACAACCGTTAACATGGAGTCAACGACTAAGTATTGCTCATGACACAGCCCAAGGGCTCGCATACCTACATTTCTCTGCATCTCGCCCCATCTACCATCGTGACGTGAAGTCTAGCAATATTTTACTTGACCATAAGATGAAAGCAAAGGTAGCCGATTTTGGTTTGTCGAGACTAGCTCATACGGATTTAACCCATGTGACGACTTGTGCTCAAGGTACATTAGGGTACCTAGATCCTGATTATTATTGGAACTATCAGTTGACAGATAAGAGTGATGTATATAGTTTTGGAGTACTCTTGTTGGAAATACTGACGTGTCAAAAAGCTATAGACTTTGGTAGACCGACTGACGATGTAAACTTGGTTGCCTATGTCAAGCGAATGGCGAATGAGGAAAGAATGTTGGATGTTATTGACCCGACACTTAAGGAAGACGCAACTTCCTTAGACATCGATTCTATGAAAGCATTCGGGTTCCTTGCAATGAGTTGCTTGGAGGAACGAAGAGAAAACCGACCAACTATGAAGGAAGTCTCCGAAGAGATTGAGTATATCATGGGTGTCGTGGATCATCGTCGGGATAGCTCAGTCTCATAA
- the LOC110886499 gene encoding wall-associated receptor kinase-like 20, producing the protein MLSKMAARSIFASMLMVALMLTCAGLASSATRCPDCGPTQVPYPLSTGPGCGDQSYKIRCDASTSTLLFDTLNNTYPITSISQTTQRFVIRPSRFMNSNNTCVTADISSHGVQLDPSLPFNITSSNTILYLNCSESLLRSPLNCSSTSLCHSYINNSVDASACGRAPICCTFRTGGSTTTYSIRVRDGGCQAYRSFVGLDYSLPVSRWPAPGVEIQWVSPPEPLCSTQTDCDDRSSCVASGTGGVSRCMCNSGLHWDGVAGVCALDDTCENRGDCSDSKRTALIAGLTSGLGSALVAAIIGFLLYKRHRRHKEALARLAREREEILNAGSGKTAKVFTGKEIKKATANFSKDRLLGSGGYGEVYKGILEDSTVVAVKCAKVGNTKGTDQVLNEVRILCQVNHRGLVRLLGCCVELDQPLLVYEYIPNGTLLDHLKGQHNGMLTWTHRLNIARDTAEGLAYLHFSAVPPIYHRDVKSSNILLDEKLNAKVADFGLSRLAEADLSHVTTCAQGTLGYLDPEYYRNYQLTDKSDVYSFGVVLLELLTSQKAIDFNRAPDDVNLAIYVKRVVEEERLLDAVDPNLKKGASKLELETMKALGFLAVGCLEERRQNRPSMKEVTEEIEYILSIATSKSED; encoded by the exons ATGCTTTCAAAGATGGCGGCCAGATCCATCTTCGCTAGCATGCTCATGGTGGCGCTGATGTTAACATGCGCCGGTCTCGCCTCTTCCGCCACCCGCTGCCCCGACTGCGGCCCCACTCAAGTCCCATACCCACTCAGCACCGGACCCGGTTGTGGCGACCAGTCATACAAAATCCGTTGCGATGCATCAACAAGCACCCTATTATTCGACACACTCAACAACACCTACCCAATCACCTCAATCTCTCAAACCACACAACGGTTCGTTATCCGACCATCACGCTTCATGAACAGCAACAACACCTGCGTCACAGCAGATATTTCCTCTCACGGTGTACAGCTGGACCCCAGCTTACCATTCAACATAACAAGCAGCAACACTATTTTGTACCTTAACTGCTCCGAATCGCTTTTAAGGTCGCCGTTGAACTGTAGTTCCACGAGTCTTTGTCACTCTTATATTAATAATTCGGTTGATGCTTCAGCTTGTGGGAGAGCCCCGATTTGTTGTACGTTTCGGACGGGTGGGTCGACAACGACGTATTCGATCCGGGTAAGGGATGGTGGGTGTCAGGCGTATAGGAGTTTTGTGGGTTTGGATTATTCGTTGCCGGTGAGTAGGTGGCCTGCTCCTGGTGTGGAGATTCAGTGGGTGTCACCGCCTGAGCCGTTGTGTAGTACTCAAACGGATTGTGATGATAGGTCTAGTTGTGTGGCGTCTGGTACCGGTGGTGTTAGTAGGTGTATGTGTAATTCTGGACTTCATTGGGATGGTGTGGCTGGAGTTTGTGCCTTAg ATGATACTTGTGAGAACAGAGGAGATTGCAGCGACTCAAAACGGACTGCACTTATTGCAG GTTTGACCTCCGGCCTGGGATCAGCACTTGTGGCAGCTATAATCGGATTCTTACTCTACAAACGTCACCGTCGCCACAAAGAAGCACTAGCACGACTTGCTCGTGAGCGCGAAGAGATCCTAAACGCCGGTTCTGGAAAAACCGCTAAAGTCTTCACCGGGAAAGAAATAAAAAAGGCAACAGCCAACTTCTCAAAAGACCGGCTCCTAGGCTCTGGAGGATACGGCGAAGTATACAAAGGCATTCTAGAAGATTCCACAGTTGTGGCCGTCAAATGTGCGAAAGTCGGGAACACAAAAGGCACGGATCAGGTCCTCAACGAGGTCCGGATCCTCTGTCAAGTTAACCACAGGGGTCTAGTTCGCCTTCTGGGCTGCTGCGTTGAGCTCGATCAGCCATTGCTGGTTTACGAGTACATTCCAAATGGAACACTGCTGGACCACCTAAAAGGTCAACACAACGGCATGTTGACTTGGACCCACCGGCTAAACATTGCTCGTGATACGGCAGAGGGGCTAGCATACCTTCATTTCTCCGCAGTTCCACCAATCTACCACCGTGACGTCAAGTCTAGCAACATCTTACTAGACGAGAAACTGAACGCAAAGGTCGCGGATTTTGGGTTGTCAAGGCTGGCCGAAGCGGATTTAAGTCACGTGACAACATGTGCTCAAGGCACGTTAGGGTATTTGGATCCTGAATATTATAGAAACTATCAGTTGACCGATAAAAGTGATGTCTACAGCTTTGGAGTCGTGTTGTTGGAGTTATTAACATCCCAGAAAGCAATTGATTTTAACAGAGCACCGGATGATGTAAACTTGGCAATTTATGTGAAACGGGTTGTTGAAGAGGAAAGGTTGTTGGATGCGGTTGACCCGAACCTGAAGAAGGGTGCTAGCAAGTTGGAATTGGAGACGATGAAAGCATTGGGGTTCCTCGCGGTAGGGTGCTTGGAGGAACGTCGACAAAATAGGCCTTCGATGAAAGAGGTGACTGAGGAGATCGAGTATATCCTTAGCATTGCGACAAGTAAATCTGAAGATTAA